The following proteins are encoded in a genomic region of Triticum dicoccoides isolate Atlit2015 ecotype Zavitan chromosome 1B, WEW_v2.0, whole genome shotgun sequence:
- the LOC119350113 gene encoding formin-like protein 14, which produces NPNLAPSPPTPRFSSTSNTPVVPTPVSEYPFTNYPFFPSFSPPPSTADQTQPSDGADASRTFPANISTLVAPNAGSSSGGNSRGFPVLQALLLAFLSLCLLLLSALLSLHLFRRLRRPSSRAHCRAAYAANGAASSTTTTARRDAELDEEEDGDEEGRRLKPPPMPTSSSNPSTEFLYLGTLATPPPGTAPPPSRPRPGSPELRPLPPLPRVGPPSGEFGSRSSASDPSTVPRAAALAAGDASSSSLSPSSPSASSPTLASSPVHIRPPSIPQPRGRAPNPSPPKRRPPPPPTPPTQSWNPFVPVPPAQAALPSDDDGDSSSTIAAAMHKSRPLHSDKLKPGSLHMKDEMIQLYLNNSAAASAREVCLLGAARCHGIGTVLGALGFSEEQVRDALLEGNAHGLGVEALRMLAQLVLTNEEELKLRYFKDDPPAKLCAVDAFLKTILDVPFAFKRVDAMLYVSSFYLEVNQLRMSYATLEAACQELRSSRLFHKVLGAVLNFGNMMSINTGSPNSHALEPNTLLKIVDVKGADGNAALLQFVVQEIMKPEGHSNLNPACKTDASMSPPYDVDCRKHGLQVVSKLTAELTSTKKAACVDMTGLSRSVSELGVGLGKVHDVLRLNGMAASAESARRFHNAMSAFLRQAEEEIVRLQGQESVCLSSVREMAEYFHGGDEAGDGEARLIRVFAGVREFVAMLDRICREAGEVQGDRVGSTPVSWVAAGAPPVGTTP; this is translated from the exons AACCCGAATCTCGCGCCGTCGCCGCCCACGCCGAGGTTCTCCTCCACCTCCAACACCCCGGTAGTGCCCACGCCGGTGAGCGAGTACCCCTTCACCAACTACCCATTCTTCCCCTCCTTCTCCCCTCCCCCCTCCACCGCCGACCAGACCCAGCCCTCAGACGGCGCCGACGCGTCCCGCACCTTCCCGGCCAACATCTCCACCCTCGTCGCCCCCAacgccggcagcagcagcggcgggaACTCCCGCGGCTTCCCGGTGCTGCAGGCGCTGCTGCTCGCCTTCCTCTCGCTCTGCCTGCTGCTCCTCTCCGCGCTCCTCTCGCTCCACCTCTTCCGCCGCCTGCGCCGACCCTCCTCCCGCGCCCACTGCCGCGCCGCCTACGCCGCCAACGGGGCGGCCTCCTCCACCACCACAACGGCGCGGCGGGATGCGGagctggacgaggaggaggacggcgacgagGAGGGCCGCAGGCTCAAGCCGCCGCCGatgcccacctcctcctccaaccCCAGCACCGAGTTCCTCTACCTCGGCACGCTCGCCACCCCGCCGCCGGGGACTGCTCCGCCCCCCTCGCGCCCCCGCCCCGGCTCGCCCGAGCTCCGCCCGCTCCCGCCGCTGCCCCGCGTCGGCCCGCCCTCCGGCGAGTTCGGCTCCCGCAGCTCCGCGTCCGACCCCAGCACCGTGCCCCGCGCGGCCGCACTCGCCGCCGGCGACGCATCGTCCTCGTCCCTCTCGCCTTCCTCCCCCTCGGCGTCCTCACCCACGCTCGCCTCCAGCCCCGTCCACATCCGCCCGCCGTCCATCCCACAGCCCCGCGGCCGTGCCCCCAACCCGTCTCCCCCCAAACGCAGGCCGCCACCGCCACCCACACCACCAACCCAATCGTGGAACCCCTTCGTGCCCGTCCCGCCGGCACAAGCCGCTCTCCCCTCCGACGACGACGGCGACTCCTCCTCCACCattgcggcggcgatgcacaagtccCGGCCCCTGCACTCCGACAAGCTCAAGCCCGGATCTCTGCA CATGAAGGACGAGATGATCCAGCTCTACCTGAACAACTCGGCGGCGGCATCGGCGAGGGAGGTGTGCCTGCTCGGCGCGGCGCGGTGCCACGGCATTGGGACGGTGCTGGGTGCACTGGGTTTCTCCGAGGAGCAAGTGCGTGATGCGCTCTTGGAAG GCAATGCACATGGTTTGGGGGTAGAGGCCCTGCGGATGCTCGCTCAGTTGGTTCTCACCAATGAGGAAGAGCTTAAGCTCAGATATTTCAAGGATGACCCACCTGCCAAGCTTTGCGCGGTCGATGCTTTTCTGAAGACGATACTGGATGTGCCATTTGCATTCAAGAGAGTGGATGCTATGCTCTATGTTTCTAGCTTTTATCTGGAGGTCAATCAGCTGAGGATGTCCTACGCTACTCTCGAG GCAGCCTGCCAGGAGCTGAGGAGCAGCAGGCTATTCCACAAGGTTCTTGGGGCAGTCCTCAACTTCGGCAACATGATGAGCATCAACACAGGCTCTCCAAACTCACATGCCCTGGAGCCCAACACGCTCCTGAAGATAGTCGACGTCAAGGGGGCCGACGGCAACGCGGCGCTCCTGCAGTTCGTCGTCCAGGAAATCATGAAACCCGAAGGACACAGCAATCTGAACCCGGCATGCAAGACGGACGCGAGCATGAGCCCGCCGTACGACGTCGACTGCAGGAAGCACGGCCTCCAGGTGGTCTCGAAGCTCACCGCCGAGCTGACCAGCACCAAGAAGGCCGCGTGCGTCGACATGACGGGCCTCAGCCGGAGCGTGTCGGAGCTCGGGGTCGGCCTCGGGAAGGTCCACGACGTGCTGCGGCTGAACGGCATGGCGGCGTCGGCGGAGAGCGCCCGGCGGTTCCACAACGCGATGAGCGCGTTCCTGCGGCAGGCCGAGGAGGAGATCGTCAGGCTCCAGGGCCAGGAGAGCGTGTGCCTGTCGTCGGTGCGGGAGATGGCGGAGTACTTCCACGGCGGCGATGAGGCGGGCGACGGCGAGGCTCGCTTGATCAGGGTCTTTGCTGGTGTCCGGGAGTTCGTGGCCATGCTCGACCGGATCTGTAGGGAGGCCGGGGAGGTCCAGGGCGACCGCGTCGGCTCGACGCCGGTGAGCTGGGTGGCTGCTGGTGCGCCGCCCGTTGGGACGACGCCCTGA